Proteins encoded by one window of Halorussus salinus:
- the eif1A gene encoding translation initiation factor eIF-1A: MSDNDGGRRKNLRMPDDDEVFATVTNMLGANRVKVRCADGTERTARIPGKMQKRIWIREDDVVLVEPWDWQDEKADIKWRYDKQEADQLREEGHIQ, from the coding sequence ATGAGCGATAACGACGGCGGACGGCGGAAGAACCTCCGCATGCCCGACGACGACGAGGTCTTCGCCACCGTCACGAACATGCTCGGAGCGAACCGCGTGAAAGTACGATGCGCCGACGGGACCGAGCGCACCGCTCGGATTCCGGGCAAGATGCAGAAACGCATCTGGATTCGAGAGGACGACGTGGTGCTGGTCGAGCCGTGGGACTGGCAGGACGAGAAGGCCGACATCAAGTGGCGCTACGACAAGCAGGAAGCCGACCAGCTCCGCGAAGAAGGCCACATCCAGTAG
- a CDS encoding nitroreductase family protein, giving the protein MSSQQATDELEVAHDEELPAAIEAIRSRRSGHNFDADEQLDDETLEAVIRDAALAPSSYNLQPWEFVAVQDDETLDEIVELAYGQEHIKEAGTAILVLGHTEPETADEVFQQWADAGRMDEEAADETKATAVGMYDDERMGRDYGIRNASLAAENILLSAHARGLTATPMIGFDHAGVSDLLDAPEDKVPVMLIAIGPSGGDEPERLPRRDVDEILHRESY; this is encoded by the coding sequence GTGTCCTCTCAGCAAGCAACCGACGAACTAGAGGTAGCGCACGACGAGGAGCTTCCGGCCGCCATCGAGGCCATCCGGTCCCGGCGGTCGGGTCACAACTTCGACGCCGACGAGCAACTGGACGACGAGACGCTCGAAGCGGTGATTCGAGACGCCGCGCTCGCGCCCTCGTCGTACAACCTCCAGCCGTGGGAGTTCGTCGCCGTGCAGGACGACGAGACGCTGGACGAGATAGTCGAACTGGCCTACGGGCAGGAACACATCAAGGAGGCCGGGACCGCGATTCTGGTCCTCGGCCACACCGAACCCGAGACGGCCGACGAGGTGTTCCAGCAGTGGGCCGACGCCGGTCGGATGGACGAGGAGGCCGCCGACGAGACCAAGGCGACGGCCGTGGGCATGTACGACGACGAGCGCATGGGCCGGGACTACGGCATCCGGAACGCCAGTCTGGCCGCGGAGAACATTCTCCTCTCCGCGCACGCGCGGGGGCTGACCGCGACGCCGATGATCGGCTTCGACCACGCGGGAGTAAGCGACCTCCTCGACGCGCCCGAGGACAAGGTGCCCGTGATGCTGATCGCTATCGGACCGAGCGGCGGCGACGAACCCGAGCGACTCCCGCGACGAGACGTAGACGAGATTCTCCACCGCGAGAGCTACTGA
- the rio1 gene encoding serine/threonine-protein kinase Rio1 codes for MSEEYSLLEPDNVEGVGDEWEEIDVSDTEADEIARRRDREFNEFRERLKNTEQFKVEQSVFDDATLAALYKLVQDGYVQAFGGPISSGKEANVYSALGGEKADGKEVAVKVYRINASDFRDMRDYLVGDPRFEELSGNKKRVVLAWTRKEFANLKRAQKAGVRVPDPIAVQRNVLVMEFLGSDGERAPTLDDAHLENPETAFEVVREYMRRLYDVGLVHGDLSEYNIIVHDGELVIIDLGQAVTIHHPNSGEFLTRDCANVASFFQRQGMDVRGDELEDWIHENSDPDK; via the coding sequence ATGTCCGAGGAGTACAGCCTGCTCGAACCCGACAACGTGGAAGGCGTCGGCGACGAGTGGGAAGAGATAGACGTATCCGACACCGAAGCCGACGAAATCGCTCGCCGACGTGACCGGGAGTTCAACGAGTTCCGCGAGCGATTGAAGAACACCGAGCAGTTCAAAGTCGAGCAGTCGGTGTTCGACGATGCCACGCTGGCCGCCCTCTACAAGCTGGTCCAAGACGGCTACGTGCAGGCGTTCGGCGGTCCCATCTCGTCGGGAAAGGAGGCGAACGTCTACTCGGCGCTCGGCGGCGAGAAGGCCGACGGAAAGGAAGTCGCGGTGAAGGTTTACCGCATCAACGCCTCGGACTTCCGGGACATGCGCGACTACCTCGTGGGCGACCCGCGGTTCGAGGAGCTATCGGGTAACAAAAAGCGGGTCGTCCTCGCGTGGACGCGCAAGGAGTTCGCCAACCTCAAGCGCGCCCAGAAGGCGGGGGTTCGCGTCCCCGACCCCATCGCGGTCCAGCGCAACGTCCTCGTCATGGAGTTTCTGGGGAGCGACGGCGAGCGCGCGCCGACGCTCGACGACGCCCACCTCGAAAACCCCGAGACAGCCTTCGAGGTCGTCCGCGAGTACATGCGACGGCTCTACGACGTGGGACTCGTCCACGGCGATTTGAGCGAGTACAACATCATCGTCCACGACGGCGAACTCGTCATCATCGACCTCGGGCAAGCAGTCACGATTCACCACCCCAACAGCGGCGAGTTCCTGACGCGGGACTGCGCCAACGTCGCCTCGTTCTTCCAGCGACAGGGGATGGACGTTCGCGGCGACGAGTTGGAAGACTGGATTCACGAGAATTCGGACCCCGACAAGTGA
- a CDS encoding tryptophan--tRNA ligase, with protein MPTDSTDQQSDFTVTPDSVEGDIDYRELCDRFGADELTDEQIDRFPDPHPMVRRKVFYAGRDVDRFLTAAESGETVSLVTGVGPSGPMHIGHAMHFYHAKHLQEQTGAHVYIPLSDDEKYFGKDLSLAEIGEYARENLRDLLAVGFDPERTRIVVDTADADVVYPLAVQFGKHLTQSTMEATYGRPDNVGQSFYPTVQIAHLLLPQLVHGRHASLVPIAADQDPHVRLARDVAGKAEFDVDKPAALLSKFLPTLDGPGKMSSSDDAPAIYLTDDRETVAEKVRTHAYSGGRSSLDAHREHGGDPDEDVAYQLLAFFFEEDDATLDRLARDYRAGDLLSGDLKSYAAEKIAALLDAHRERRERIGDLDAELTKYRLTDDERERALPAGVGQFG; from the coding sequence ATGCCAACAGATTCGACAGATCAGCAGTCCGACTTCACCGTCACGCCCGATTCAGTCGAGGGCGACATCGACTACCGAGAACTCTGCGACCGCTTCGGCGCGGACGAACTGACCGACGAGCAAATCGACCGGTTCCCCGACCCGCACCCGATGGTCCGCCGGAAGGTGTTCTACGCGGGCCGGGACGTAGACCGGTTCCTCACGGCGGCCGAGTCGGGCGAGACCGTCTCGCTCGTGACCGGCGTCGGTCCCTCGGGACCGATGCACATCGGCCACGCGATGCACTTCTACCACGCCAAACACCTCCAAGAGCAGACGGGTGCGCACGTCTATATTCCGCTGTCGGACGACGAGAAGTACTTCGGGAAGGACCTCTCGCTGGCCGAAATCGGCGAGTACGCCCGCGAGAACCTGCGGGACCTACTGGCGGTCGGGTTCGACCCCGAGCGCACTCGCATCGTCGTGGACACCGCGGACGCGGACGTGGTCTATCCGCTCGCGGTTCAGTTCGGCAAGCACCTCACCCAGTCCACGATGGAGGCGACCTACGGCCGACCCGACAACGTGGGCCAGTCGTTCTACCCCACGGTCCAGATTGCGCACTTGCTCTTGCCCCAACTGGTCCACGGGCGACACGCCAGCCTCGTCCCCATCGCGGCCGACCAAGACCCGCACGTCCGCCTCGCGCGAGACGTTGCCGGGAAAGCGGAGTTCGACGTGGACAAGCCCGCGGCCCTCCTGAGCAAGTTCCTACCGACGCTCGACGGGCCGGGCAAGATGAGCAGTTCGGACGACGCCCCGGCCATCTACCTCACCGACGACCGCGAGACGGTCGCGGAGAAGGTCCGGACTCACGCCTACTCGGGCGGGCGGTCGAGCCTCGACGCCCACCGCGAACACGGCGGCGACCCCGACGAGGACGTTGCCTACCAACTACTAGCGTTCTTTTTCGAGGAGGACGACGCCACCCTCGACCGACTCGCTCGGGACTATCGGGCGGGCGACCTCCTCAGCGGCGACCTCAAGAGCTACGCCGCCGAGAAAATCGCGGCCCTCCTCGACGCACATCGAGAGCGCCGCGAGCGAATCGGGGACCTCGACGCCGAGTTGACGAAGTACCGACTGACCGACGACGAGCGCGAGCGCGCACTACCGGCGGGCGTCGGGCAGTTCGGCTGA
- a CDS encoding KH domain-containing protein translates to MQHVKIPQDRIGVLIGEGGETMREIESRAEVRLDIDSENGKVEVEKTGDPIRGLKGPEIVKAIGRGFAPEEALTLLDDDMMMFDIIDIDAAARNKNDLERQKGRLIGENGRTRELMEELTGASVVIYGTTMGVIGSPKQVDVVRSAAEMILDGAPHGSVYSFLERKRNEMKREGMEFHQFPG, encoded by the coding sequence ATGCAACACGTGAAGATTCCGCAGGACCGAATCGGTGTTCTCATCGGCGAAGGAGGTGAGACGATGCGCGAAATCGAGAGTCGCGCGGAGGTGCGACTCGACATCGACTCCGAGAACGGGAAGGTCGAAGTCGAGAAGACCGGCGACCCGATTCGCGGTCTCAAAGGCCCGGAAATCGTGAAGGCCATCGGTCGCGGCTTCGCGCCCGAGGAGGCGCTCACCCTGCTCGACGACGACATGATGATGTTCGACATCATCGACATCGACGCCGCCGCCCGGAACAAGAACGACCTCGAACGCCAGAAGGGTCGGCTCATCGGCGAGAACGGCCGGACTCGCGAACTCATGGAGGAGTTGACCGGCGCGAGCGTCGTCATCTACGGCACCACGATGGGCGTCATCGGCAGTCCCAAACAGGTCGACGTGGTTCGGAGCGCCGCCGAGATGATTCTCGACGGTGCGCCCCACGGGTCGGTTTACTCGTTCCTCGAACGCAAGCGCAACGAGATGAAGCGCGAGGGGATGGAGTTCCACCAGTTCCCCGGCTAA